Proteins co-encoded in one Pongo pygmaeus isolate AG05252 chromosome 23, NHGRI_mPonPyg2-v2.0_pri, whole genome shotgun sequence genomic window:
- the PATZ1 gene encoding POZ-, AT hook-, and zinc finger-containing protein 1 isoform X4 codes for MERVNDASCGPSGCYTYQVSRHSTEMLHNLNQQRKNGGRFCDVLLRVGDESFPAHRAVLAACSEYFESVFSAQLGDGGAADGGPADVGGATAAPGGGAGGSRELEMHTISSKVFGDILDFAYTSRIVVRLESFPELMTAAKFLLMRSVIEICQEVIKQSNVQILVPPARADIMLFRPPGTSDLGFPLDMTNGAALAANSNGIAGSMQPEEEAARAAGAAIAGQASLPVLPGVDRLPMVAGPLSPQLLTSPFPNVASSAPPLTGKRGRGRPRKANLLDSMFGSPGGLREAGILPCGLCGKVFTDANRLRQHEAQHGVTSLQLGYIDLPPPRLGENGLPISEDPDGPRKRSRTRKQVACEICGKIFRDVYHLNRHKLSHSGEKPYSCPVCGLRFKRKDRMSYHVRSHDGSVGKPYICQSCGKGFSRPDHLNGHIKQVHTSERPHKCQVWVGSSSGLPPLEPLPSDLPSWDFAQPALWRSSHSVPDTAFSLSLKKSFPALENLGPAHSSNALFCPAPPGYLRQGWTTPEGSRAFTQWPVG; via the exons ATGGAGCGGGTAAACGACGCTTCCTGCGGCCCGTCTGGCTGCTACACATACCAGGTGAGCAGACACAGCACGGAGATGCTGCACAACCTGAACCAGCAGCGCAAAAACGGCGGGCGCTTCTGCGACGTGCTCCTGCGGGTAGGCGACGAGAGCTTCCCAGCGCACCGCGCCGTGCTGGCCGCCTGCAGCGAGTACTTTGAGTCGGTGTTCAGCGCCCAGTTGGGCGACGGCGGAGCTGCGGACGGGGGTCCGGCTGATGTAGGGGGCGCGACGGCAGCACCAGGCGGCGGGGCCGGGGGCAGCCGGGAGCTGGAGATGCACACTATCAGCTCCAAGGTATTTGGGGACATTCTGGACTTCGCCTACACTTCCCGCATCGTGGTGCGCTTGGAGAGCTTTCCCGAACTCATGACGGCCGCCAAGTTCCTGCTGATGAGGTCGGTTATCGAGATCTGCCAGGAAGTCATCAAACAGTCGAACGTACAGATCCTGGTACCCCCTGCCCGCGCCGATATAATGCTCTTTCGCCCCCCTGGGACCTCGGACTTGGGCTTCCCTTTGGACATGACCAACGGGGCAGCCTTGGCAGCCAACAGCAATGGCATCGCAGGCAGCATGCAGCCAGAGGAGGAGGCAGCTCGGGCGGCTGGTGCAGCCATTGCAGGCCAAGCCTCCTTGCCTGTGTTACCTGGGGTGGACCGCTTGCCCATGGTGGCTGGACCCCTATCCCCCCAACTGCTGACTTCCCCATTCCCCAATGTGGCATCCAGTGCCCCTCCCCTGACTGGCAAGCGAGGCCGGGGCCGCCCAAGGAAGGCCAACCTGCTGGACTCAATGTTTGGGTCCCCAGGGGGCCTGAGGGAGGCAGGCATCCTTCCATGTGGTCTGTGTGGTAAGGTGTTCACTGATGCCAACCGGCTCCGGCAGCACGAGGCCCAGCACGGTGTCACCAGCCTCCAGCTGGGCTACATCGACCTTCCTCCTCCAAGGCTGGGTGAGAATGGGCTACCCATCTCTGAAGACCCCGACGGCCCCCGAAAGAGGAGCCGGACCAGGAAGCAGGTGGCTTGTGAGATCTGCGGCAAGATCTTCCGTGATGTGTATCATCTCAACCGGCACAAGCTGTCCCACTCTGGGGAGAAGCCCTACTCCTGCCCTGTGTGTGGGCTGCGGTTCAAGAGAAAAGACCGCATGTCCTACCATGTGCGGTCCCATGATGGGTCCGTGGGCAAGCCTTACATCTGCCAGAGCTGTGGGAAAGGCTTCTCCAG GCCTGATCATTTGAACGGACATATCAAGCAGGTGCACACTTCTGAGCGGCCTCACAAGTGTCAG GTGTGGGTTGGGAGCAGCAGCGGCCTGCCGCCCCTGGAACCTCTTCCTAGCGACCTGCCATCATGGGACTTTGCCCAGCCTGCTTTGTGGAGGTCGTCCCATTCGGTTCCTGACACCGCCTTttccctttctctaaaaaaatcATTCCCAGCCCTTGAAAACCTGGGCCCAGCACACTCCAGCAACGCTCTCTTCTGCCCAGCCCCGCCGGGATATCTGAGGCAGGGCTGGACCACCCCAGAGGGCAGCAGGGCCTTTACCCAGTGGCCTGTTGGCTAG